The following is a genomic window from Amaranthus tricolor cultivar Red isolate AtriRed21 chromosome 10, ASM2621246v1, whole genome shotgun sequence.
GCATTTGACCACTTATAAGAGCGACGGATATGCAACGCAAGTTGACTATTTCTTAGTGCGCAAGGGAGATCAGGCCTCATGCTTAGATTGTAAGGTGGTGTTGGGTACAGAGATGCTCACCCAACACAGGCTATTAGTACTGGTTttcaggatgaggaagaatatcgCAGAAAGAAGTTCAAGTCCAAGGAAAAGATCATGTGGGGGAGACTTAAAGGGGATATTGCCACAACCCTgtcaaataagataagtttactGGGCTTTTCAAGTCAGTCAGAAAATGTGAATGAAATGTGGGTAAACATGACAAAAACCATTAGTAAAGTGGCAAAAGAGACGTTGGGGATGTCGTCGggtaaaccaaaagtgttcaaagagtcATGATAGTGGAATGATGaggtggaaaagaagataaaaataAGAGATTTAAGGACCTTATGGCATGCACGGAAGAGGAGGATAGGATTGAAAAGAGAATGAACTATAAAGAAGTAAAGCGGGCGGCAAAGAAAGCGGTAACGGAGACAAAAAACCGTGGTTATGAGAACTTGTATCGGAAGCTTGATaccaaaaagggggagaaacagatttttaagttggcgagGACTAGGGCCAAGCACtggcaagacttagaggcagtgaaatacatcaaggatgagggGGACGAGTTCTCCTTAGACAAGAGGAGATCAAAACCAGATGGCTCAACTACTTCTCCTTGCTACGCAATGAGTCTAGGGGGCCAAAGGAGGTGGATAATCAAATTTGTGACGTCCAAAGACTAATGGAATATGGGTCAACGAGTGATATTACCACAGGagaagtaggagaagctctcaaaaagatgggtagaacaaaggcagtcgggccagataacatcccgattgaggtgtggaggggtttaggagaagaggacattcgttggctgactaacctctttaatattattttgaggacacataagatgccagaagaatggaggaatagcACACTAGTACCTCTGTTTAAGAATAAAGGCGATACGCAAGTATACGGcaactatagaggtatcaaacttctaagccacataatgaaattgtgggaaagagtgatagaggggAGGATTAGACAGGAAACGGTGATTAGAAAGAACCAATTCGGTTTTATGCCAGGAAGCTCAACCATTGAGGCAaatcatgttttgaggagactgatggagaaatacAGGAAACGAAAGAAagatctgcatatggtgttcattgacttggagaaagcgtatgatagcataccacgacatgtcatctgggatagcctcaaggctagaggtatttcttcagtgtacattgaggctatacgaGATATGTATGATagagtttcgactaacattcaaacaccggtggggataacggagccttttccggttaaagtGGGACTGCATCagggatcggctctaagccttttcatttttactgtcataatggaagaaatttctaaatctatttgggagacggtactGTGGTGTATGATATTTGCTGATGACATAGTACTAGTAGCAGAGACTAGAAAGGAGGTTAgcaataaattggatgagtggagggaagctctAGAAGATAAAGGATTGCGCATTAGCcgtacgaagaccgagtattttCGCTGGGACTTTAGCGGGTcatcaccggtaggtgaaccagaggtgtccatagATGAAACAATTGTTAAAAGtacaaccaagtacaagtatttgggatcgatcattcaaagggatgtgAAGATTGACGaggatgtaaatcatcgtatacatgagggttggctcaagtggcgagcagtaAGGTTgtacacggtccggtctggtctggtttgacagaaaaatcagaccagacca
Proteins encoded in this region:
- the LOC130824798 gene encoding uncharacterized protein LOC130824798, translating into MPEEWRNSTLVPLFKNKGDTQVYGNYRVLVAETRKEVSNKLDEWREALEDKGLRISRTKTEYFRWDFSGSSPVGEPEVSIDETIVKSTTKYKYLGSIIQRDVKIDEDVNHRIHEGWLKWRAVRLYTVRSGLV